Proteins found in one candidate division KSB1 bacterium genomic segment:
- a CDS encoding thioredoxin family protein: MHGRELIRAAMTLQDVERVPWTPFVGVHGGALIGVSAADYLRSADHIVNGLTKAVELYRPDGLPIVFDLQLEAEILGCRLEWAAENPPAVVSHPLAEGCPLGELALPNADDGRLPIVLEAAQRLRQKFPDLALYGLITGPFTLALHLLGTDIFMKMMLEPESIKELFAFTQRVAERMADFYLDAGADVIAVVDPMTSQIGPDLFRQFVTEPATAIFSHIRSRRALGSFFVCGHAQQNIEAMCECRPDNISVDENIPLDFVREVCLSRGISFGGNLQLTVVLLLGSEKDVHRHVVETLDIGGERGFILAPGCDLPYRTPIANLRAVAELVHDPYQREVARAVSSSGEICEVWDMSDYGKSDRVIVDIITLDSEACAPCQYMVESVKAVAPQFKDIVVWREHKIKHTESVQFMTSLMVKNIPTICIDGKITFVSRIPPKEELIAAIQRRINEKLLFKIRSRKGALYLFGKTEEELAPLEEVVRRALRETGADIDLIKSCNPEEMHKFGVALTPAVVLAVYKIKAEGIVPQVAAVKEWIKEIV; this comes from the coding sequence ATGCATGGACGCGAACTCATTCGAGCGGCAATGACCCTGCAGGACGTCGAACGAGTACCGTGGACGCCTTTTGTGGGCGTGCACGGCGGCGCCTTGATCGGCGTTAGCGCTGCCGATTATTTGCGTTCCGCAGATCATATCGTGAACGGCCTGACAAAAGCCGTGGAGCTCTACCGTCCCGACGGATTGCCGATTGTATTCGATCTGCAGCTCGAGGCCGAGATCCTCGGCTGCCGACTCGAATGGGCGGCTGAAAATCCCCCCGCGGTCGTCTCGCATCCCTTGGCCGAAGGATGCCCTCTTGGCGAACTGGCGTTGCCGAATGCCGATGACGGACGCCTGCCGATCGTTTTGGAAGCGGCGCAGCGTCTGCGGCAAAAATTTCCGGACTTGGCTCTCTATGGATTGATTACCGGTCCGTTTACCCTCGCCCTCCATCTTTTAGGAACCGACATTTTCATGAAAATGATGCTCGAGCCTGAGAGCATCAAGGAACTCTTTGCCTTCACGCAGCGGGTGGCCGAGCGTATGGCCGATTTTTACCTTGATGCCGGTGCCGACGTTATTGCCGTTGTCGATCCCATGACCAGCCAAATCGGGCCGGATCTTTTTCGGCAGTTTGTTACGGAACCAGCGACGGCTATCTTTTCTCATATCCGCAGCCGAAGGGCGCTCGGCTCGTTCTTTGTCTGCGGCCATGCCCAACAAAACATCGAAGCCATGTGCGAGTGTCGGCCCGACAATATTTCGGTGGACGAAAACATTCCTCTCGACTTTGTACGCGAAGTCTGTCTCAGCCGCGGGATCAGTTTCGGCGGGAACCTGCAGTTGACCGTGGTATTACTGCTCGGCAGCGAAAAAGACGTGCACCGGCACGTTGTGGAAACTCTAGATATCGGCGGCGAGCGCGGCTTTATCCTGGCGCCCGGCTGCGATCTTCCCTACCGCACGCCGATCGCTAATCTGCGCGCCGTTGCCGAGCTGGTCCACGACCCTTATCAACGGGAGGTGGCCCGCGCCGTCAGCAGCTCCGGCGAAATTTGTGAAGTGTGGGATATGAGCGATTACGGCAAAAGCGACCGCGTGATCGTCGACATCATTACCCTCGATTCCGAAGCCTGCGCGCCGTGTCAGTACATGGTTGAATCGGTCAAGGCCGTGGCGCCGCAGTTCAAAGACATCGTTGTTTGGCGCGAGCACAAGATCAAGCACACCGAGTCGGTTCAGTTTATGACCTCCCTGATGGTCAAGAACATTCCCACCATCTGCATCGACGGTAAGATCACTTTTGTTTCCCGTATACCGCCCAAAGAAGAGCTCATCGCCGCCATTCAGCGCCGAATCAATGAAAAGCTGCTGTTCAAAATTCGCTCCCGTAAAGGGGCGCTCTATTTGTTCGGGAAAACGGAAGAAGAGCTGGCGCCGTTGGAGGAGGTTGTTCGCCGCGCACTGCGCGAAACCGGCGCCGATATCGACCTTATTAAAAGCTGCAACCCTGAGGAGATGCACAAATTCGGCGTCGCTTTGACGCCGGCAGTGGTCCTGGCCGTCTATAAAATCAAAGCGGAAGGCATTGTACCGCAAGTCGC